One segment of Anopheles stephensi strain Indian chromosome 3, UCI_ANSTEP_V1.0, whole genome shotgun sequence DNA contains the following:
- the LOC118512649 gene encoding calcium-independent phospholipase A2-gamma-like, translated as MSSWRTVGIRSPIFTSGKVLRTTPQQWTINRQQNRQNQSQTRHALLDLRRKAIPVDRQRQVLYELVEKFEKFPQEKAFAIEEGAIELLKELEHSTDPAITQHAKLGLALLGYVPALPSEGIRILSIDGGGIRGIIVMELLRKLERLTNRRIFDLFDLVCGVSTGAILVCALASEKGLTLAEGIHLYKKIAYKIFHRPSTLDKLSGASRLFSSHAYYDIELWESLLKRHVGYRRIIDTVMLPNVPKFCCVSTTVCDEQIDAHVFRNYTMPQNVQSVYAGSHTARLWEVVRASSAAPAYFGDFPLNGQLHQDGGILYNNPTTVAIHEAKCLWPNERIQCVVSFGTGRTRGKSNDGQKIISRKLLDQAALSSSWKTKFLRILDSATDTEAAHTVLSDLLPPGHYFRFNPYLTEFLSMVEVRPEKIAQLEKDTAMYYARNEDKFEQVADLLTRKRSIARKAYDVARHVFYR; from the exons ATGTCCAGCTGGAGGACTGTTG GTATCCGTTCGCCAATATTTACCAGTGGAAAGGTACTGCGAACCACACCACAACAATGGACCATCAATCGTCagcaaaac CGCCAAAATCAGTCGCAAACGCGACATGCTCTGCTGGATTTGCGGCGCAAGGCAATACCAGTTGATAGGCAGCGGCAGGTACTGTACGAGCTGGTGGAAAAGTTCGAAAAGTTCCCGCAGGAGAAAGCGTTCGCGATCGAGGAGGGTGCCATCGAGCTGCTGAAGGAACTGGAACACTCGACCGATCCCGCAATAACGCAACATGCAAAGCTCGGTCTGGCGCTGCTTGGCTACGTACCAGCGCTTCCGAGCGAAGGAATTCGCATCTTGAGCATCGATGGAGGTGGCATCCGGGGTATCATCGTTATGGAACTGCTGCGTAAACTGGAACGCCTTACGAACCGCAGGATATTCGATCTGTTCGATCTGGTGTGTGGCGTTTCGACCGGAGCCATTTTGGTGTGCGCATTGG CCTCTGAAAAAGGGCTCACGCTAGCGGAAGGTATCCATCTGTACAAAAAGATAGCCTACAAGATCTTCCATCGTCCCTCGACGCTGGACAAGCTATCGGGCGCTTCACGCTTGTTTTCGTCGCACGCGTACTACGACATCGAGCTGTGGGAGTCACTGCTCAAGCGACATGTCGGGTACCGTCGTATCATCGACACGGTGATGCTTCCAAACGTGCCGAAG TTCTGCTGTGTTTCGACTACCGTGTGCGATGAGCAGATCGATGCGCACGTATTCCGCAACTACACGATGCCCCAGAACGTACAGTCCGTGTACGCCGGCTCACACACGGCACGGCTGTGGGAAGTGGTACGAGCTTCATCGGCGGCGCCCGCCTACTTCGGAGATTTCCCACTGAACGGGCAGCTCCATCAGGATGGTGGCATCCTGTACAACAATCCCACGACCGTGGCCATCCACGAAGCCAAATGTTTGTGGCCAAACGAACGGATCCAGTGTGTGGTATCGTTCGGTACGGGGCGAACCCGGGGCAAATCGAACGATGGCCAAAAAATCATTAGCCGCAAATTACTCGACCAAGCCGCCCTGTCCAGCTCGTGGAAGACAAAGTTCTTGCGCATTCTCGATTCGGCCACGGACACCGAGGCAGCGCACACTGTGCTGAGCGACCTGTTGCCACCGGGCCACTACTTTCGCTTCAATCCGTATCTGACGGAGTTCCTGTCGATGGTGGAAGTGCGGCCGGAGAAGATCGCCCAGCTGGAGAAGGATACGGCCATGTACTATGCACGCAATGAGGACAAGTTCGAGCAGGTGGCCGATCTGCTGACACGCAAAAGATCAATCGCACGCAAAGCGTACGATGTGGCGCGACATGTTTTCTATCgttag
- the LOC118512650 gene encoding uncharacterized protein LOC118512650, with protein sequence MSNMQPEEYENTGWLSYFSRHKTTYTASDIHKISNELNNVRKNLTATQYAYGELSSELKALKSLQEQQRLVDEYEQRAASSSSKGAKSTEKRLKEQADEIKSLKSDLASCRNELSKQIAAVKVAVSEQSKRKGFSGSGGKSGAGSAGMTLSLESRIIAAEVQLDQLVTGQTTDRLGALEQKVGQLEQTRAVGGGGDYEARLNAIERDFTRKLQDLTDLVVELQRKLAKSEAKQVEMVQRLSAAQTSLYEQLEHRYDEQCGKLRELQVRLNHLGQNDDIDSTFV encoded by the coding sequence ATGAGTAACATGCAGCCGGAAGAGTACGAGAATACGGGCTGGCTGTCGTACTTTAGCAGACACAAGACAACCTACACCGCGTCCGACATTCACAAGATAAGCAACGAGCTGAACAATGTGCGCAAAAACTTAACCGCCACGCAGTACGCGTACGGTGAGCTGAGCAGTGAGCTGAAGGCGCTGAAAAGCCTCCAGGAGCAGCAGCGTTTGGTGGACGAGTACGAGCAGCGtgcggccagcagcagcagcaaggggGCAAAATCCACCGAGAAGCGGCTGAAAGAGCAGGCCGACGAAATCAAGAGTCTCAAGAGCGATCTGGCCAGCTGTCGCAATGAGCTGTCGAAGCAGATCGCTGCCGTGAAGGTGGCGGTTAGCGAGCAGAGCAAGAGGAAGGGATTTTCCGGCAGTGGTGGCAAATCTGGGGCCGGAAGTGCGGGCATGACCTTGAGTCTGGAAAGTCGCATCATCGCTGCCGAGGTACAGCTTGATCAGCTGGTGACCGGACAGACGACCGATCGGCTGGGTGCGTTGGAGCAGAAAGTAGGTCAGCTGGAACAGACGCGAGCGGTGGGTGGCGGCGGTGACTACGAGGCACGGTTGAACGCAATTGAGCGGGACTTTACCCGGAAGCTGCAGGACCTGACCGATCTTGTGGTGGAGCTACAGCGCAAGCTAGCCAAGAGCGAAGCCAAACAGGTGGAAATGGTGCAACGGTTGTCTGCCGCACAAACCTCGCTGTACGAGCAGCTGGAACATCGGTACGACGAACAGTGCGGGAAGCTGCGCGAACTCCAGGTTCGGCTGAACCATCTTGGGCAGAACGACGATATTGATTCGACGTTTGTTTGA
- the LOC118512647 gene encoding ankyrin repeat domain-containing protein 13C isoform X3, which translates to MTETFPLHECVFNGDTRKLSLLLRTHEIAEKDKHGNTPLHLAVMLGKKECIFLLLAHGAPVKVKNSQGWSPLAEAISYGDRQIISSLLRKLKQQAREQMEQRRPNLVKALKQMGDFYMELKWDFHSWVPLISRILPSDVCKIHKSGCSIRLDTTLVDFSDMRWERGDISFIFKGDNPPKDSLTALDNECRCYQHVRHEETEMEIEDEVDILMSSDILAAQMSTKGISFTKAQSGWIFREDRRETVAGQYDSDLYTINGLTLEQRKRREHLSRDDLQKNKALMESLTKGGQSQQGGIDQNGEIYRRESLQPPPNSEVTWEEYVSAEPGQYPNLGRELVYKESSKNFKATVAMSKDFPLSVDMLLNVLEVIAPFKHFSKLREFVTLKLPSGFPVKIDIPILPTVSAKITFQKFEFRNDISPDLFVIPEDYKEDTMRFLIYFIDFLIYDLSISTD; encoded by the exons ATGACGGAAACGTTTCCGCTGCATGAGTGCGTCTTTAACGGTGATACTCGAAAGTTGTCGCTGTTGCTGCGAACGCACGAAATCGCCGAAAAGGACAAGCATG GAAACACACCACTCCATTTGGCTGTTATGCTAGGAAAGAAAG AATGTATCTTCCTATTGCTTGCTCACGGCGCACCAGTTAAAGTAAAAAATTCACAAGGATGGTCTCCTCTAGCGGAAGCGATCTCGTACGGAGATCGACAAATaa TCAGTTCACTGTTGCGAAAGCTGAAGCAACAGGCCCGCGAACAGATGGAGCAACGGCGCCCGAACCTGGTTAAAGCTCTGAAACAGATGGGCGATTTCTATATGGAGCTGAAGTGGGATTTTCATTCCTGGGTACCACTAATCTCGCGCATACTTCCCTCGGACGTTTGTAAAATCCATAAATCCGGCTGCTCGATTCGGCTCGACACGACGCTGGTCGATTTTTCCGACATGCGCTGGGAGCGGGGTGACATTTCGTTCATTTTCAAGGGCGACAACCCACCCAAGGACTCGCTGACGGCCCTGGACAATGAGTGCCGTTGCTACCAGCACGTCCGGCACGAGGAGACGGAGATGGAGATCGAGGATGAGGTCGACATCCTAATGTCGAGCGACATTCTCGCAGCACAGATGTCAACCAAGGGTATTAGTTTTACGAAAGCACAATCGGGCTGGATCTTTCGCGAGGATCGGCGCGAAACGGTGGCCGGACAGTACGATAGCGATCTCTACACGATAAACGGCTTGACGCTGGAGCAGCGCAAGCGGCGCGAGCATCTGTCGCGGGATGATCTGCAGAAAAACAAAGCGCTAATGGAATCGCTTACGAAGGGCGGACAAAGTCAGCAGGGCGGTATCGATCAGAACGGGGAGATTTATCGAAGGGAGTCGCTGCAGCCACCGCCCAACAGTGAGGTTACCTGGGAGGAGTACGTTTCGGCTGAGCCGGGCCAGTATCCCAACTTAGGTCGTGAACTAGTGTATAAggaatcaagcaaaaattttaaagcaaccGTAGCTATG AGCAAAGACTTCCCGCTGAGCGTAGACATGCTGTTGAACGTGCTGGAGGTAATAGCACCATTCAAGCATTTCAGCAAGTTGCGTGAATTCGTGACGCTGAAACTACCCAGCGGCTTCCCGGTGAAGATCGACATCCCCATCCTGCCGACAGTGTCGGCCAAGATCACGTTTCAAAAGTTCGAATTCCGGAACGATATTTCGCCCGATCTGTTCGTCATTCCGGAGGACTACAAAGAGGACACGATGAG GTTTCTCATTTACTTCATAGATTTCCTGATTTATGACCTTTCGATATCGACCGACTAA
- the LOC118512647 gene encoding ankyrin repeat domain-containing protein 13C isoform X1, translated as MLVVEVGCIRKGNNGRTEVGEIMTETFPLHECVFNGDTRKLSLLLRTHEIAEKDKHGNTPLHLAVMLGKKECIFLLLAHGAPVKVKNSQGWSPLAEAISYGDRQIISSLLRKLKQQAREQMEQRRPNLVKALKQMGDFYMELKWDFHSWVPLISRILPSDVCKIHKSGCSIRLDTTLVDFSDMRWERGDISFIFKGDNPPKDSLTALDNECRCYQHVRHEETEMEIEDEVDILMSSDILAAQMSTKGISFTKAQSGWIFREDRRETVAGQYDSDLYTINGLTLEQRKRREHLSRDDLQKNKALMESLTKGGQSQQGGIDQNGEIYRRESLQPPPNSEVTWEEYVSAEPGQYPNLGRELVYKESSKNFKATVAMSKDFPLSVDMLLNVLEVIAPFKHFSKLREFVTLKLPSGFPVKIDIPILPTVSAKITFQKFEFRNDISPDLFVIPEDYKEDTMRFLIYFIDFLIYDLSISTD; from the exons ATGTTGGTCGTGGAGGTAGGTTGCATTCGGAAGGGAAACAACGGAAGAA CGGAAGTCGGCGAAATAATGACGGAAACGTTTCCGCTGCATGAGTGCGTCTTTAACGGTGATACTCGAAAGTTGTCGCTGTTGCTGCGAACGCACGAAATCGCCGAAAAGGACAAGCATG GAAACACACCACTCCATTTGGCTGTTATGCTAGGAAAGAAAG AATGTATCTTCCTATTGCTTGCTCACGGCGCACCAGTTAAAGTAAAAAATTCACAAGGATGGTCTCCTCTAGCGGAAGCGATCTCGTACGGAGATCGACAAATaa TCAGTTCACTGTTGCGAAAGCTGAAGCAACAGGCCCGCGAACAGATGGAGCAACGGCGCCCGAACCTGGTTAAAGCTCTGAAACAGATGGGCGATTTCTATATGGAGCTGAAGTGGGATTTTCATTCCTGGGTACCACTAATCTCGCGCATACTTCCCTCGGACGTTTGTAAAATCCATAAATCCGGCTGCTCGATTCGGCTCGACACGACGCTGGTCGATTTTTCCGACATGCGCTGGGAGCGGGGTGACATTTCGTTCATTTTCAAGGGCGACAACCCACCCAAGGACTCGCTGACGGCCCTGGACAATGAGTGCCGTTGCTACCAGCACGTCCGGCACGAGGAGACGGAGATGGAGATCGAGGATGAGGTCGACATCCTAATGTCGAGCGACATTCTCGCAGCACAGATGTCAACCAAGGGTATTAGTTTTACGAAAGCACAATCGGGCTGGATCTTTCGCGAGGATCGGCGCGAAACGGTGGCCGGACAGTACGATAGCGATCTCTACACGATAAACGGCTTGACGCTGGAGCAGCGCAAGCGGCGCGAGCATCTGTCGCGGGATGATCTGCAGAAAAACAAAGCGCTAATGGAATCGCTTACGAAGGGCGGACAAAGTCAGCAGGGCGGTATCGATCAGAACGGGGAGATTTATCGAAGGGAGTCGCTGCAGCCACCGCCCAACAGTGAGGTTACCTGGGAGGAGTACGTTTCGGCTGAGCCGGGCCAGTATCCCAACTTAGGTCGTGAACTAGTGTATAAggaatcaagcaaaaattttaaagcaaccGTAGCTATG AGCAAAGACTTCCCGCTGAGCGTAGACATGCTGTTGAACGTGCTGGAGGTAATAGCACCATTCAAGCATTTCAGCAAGTTGCGTGAATTCGTGACGCTGAAACTACCCAGCGGCTTCCCGGTGAAGATCGACATCCCCATCCTGCCGACAGTGTCGGCCAAGATCACGTTTCAAAAGTTCGAATTCCGGAACGATATTTCGCCCGATCTGTTCGTCATTCCGGAGGACTACAAAGAGGACACGATGAG GTTTCTCATTTACTTCATAGATTTCCTGATTTATGACCTTTCGATATCGACCGACTAA
- the LOC118512647 gene encoding ankyrin repeat domain-containing protein 13C isoform X2 encodes MLVVEVGCIRKGNNGRTEVGEIMTETFPLHECVFNGDTRKLSLLLRTHEIAEKDKHGNTPLHLAVMLGKKECIFLLLAHGAPVKVKNSQGWSPLAEAISYGDRQIISSLLRKLKQQAREQMEQRRPNLVKALKQMGDFYMELKWDFHSWVPLISRILPSDVCKIHKSGCSIRLDTTLVDFSDMRWERGDISFIFKGDNPPKDSLTALDNECRCYQHVRHEETEMEIEDEVDILMSSDILAAQMSTKGISFTKAQSGWIFREDRRETVAGQYDSDLYTINGLTLEQRKRREHLSRDDLQKNKALMESLTKGGQSQQGGIDQNGEIYRRESLQPPPNSEVTWEEYVSAEPGQYPNLGRELVYKESSKNFKATVAMSKDFPLSVDMLLNVLEVIAPFKHFSKLREFVTLKLPSGFPVKIDIPILPTVSAKITFQKFEFRNDISPDLFVIPEDYKEDTMRFPDL; translated from the exons ATGTTGGTCGTGGAGGTAGGTTGCATTCGGAAGGGAAACAACGGAAGAA CGGAAGTCGGCGAAATAATGACGGAAACGTTTCCGCTGCATGAGTGCGTCTTTAACGGTGATACTCGAAAGTTGTCGCTGTTGCTGCGAACGCACGAAATCGCCGAAAAGGACAAGCATG GAAACACACCACTCCATTTGGCTGTTATGCTAGGAAAGAAAG AATGTATCTTCCTATTGCTTGCTCACGGCGCACCAGTTAAAGTAAAAAATTCACAAGGATGGTCTCCTCTAGCGGAAGCGATCTCGTACGGAGATCGACAAATaa TCAGTTCACTGTTGCGAAAGCTGAAGCAACAGGCCCGCGAACAGATGGAGCAACGGCGCCCGAACCTGGTTAAAGCTCTGAAACAGATGGGCGATTTCTATATGGAGCTGAAGTGGGATTTTCATTCCTGGGTACCACTAATCTCGCGCATACTTCCCTCGGACGTTTGTAAAATCCATAAATCCGGCTGCTCGATTCGGCTCGACACGACGCTGGTCGATTTTTCCGACATGCGCTGGGAGCGGGGTGACATTTCGTTCATTTTCAAGGGCGACAACCCACCCAAGGACTCGCTGACGGCCCTGGACAATGAGTGCCGTTGCTACCAGCACGTCCGGCACGAGGAGACGGAGATGGAGATCGAGGATGAGGTCGACATCCTAATGTCGAGCGACATTCTCGCAGCACAGATGTCAACCAAGGGTATTAGTTTTACGAAAGCACAATCGGGCTGGATCTTTCGCGAGGATCGGCGCGAAACGGTGGCCGGACAGTACGATAGCGATCTCTACACGATAAACGGCTTGACGCTGGAGCAGCGCAAGCGGCGCGAGCATCTGTCGCGGGATGATCTGCAGAAAAACAAAGCGCTAATGGAATCGCTTACGAAGGGCGGACAAAGTCAGCAGGGCGGTATCGATCAGAACGGGGAGATTTATCGAAGGGAGTCGCTGCAGCCACCGCCCAACAGTGAGGTTACCTGGGAGGAGTACGTTTCGGCTGAGCCGGGCCAGTATCCCAACTTAGGTCGTGAACTAGTGTATAAggaatcaagcaaaaattttaaagcaaccGTAGCTATG AGCAAAGACTTCCCGCTGAGCGTAGACATGCTGTTGAACGTGCTGGAGGTAATAGCACCATTCAAGCATTTCAGCAAGTTGCGTGAATTCGTGACGCTGAAACTACCCAGCGGCTTCCCGGTGAAGATCGACATCCCCATCCTGCCGACAGTGTCGGCCAAGATCACGTTTCAAAAGTTCGAATTCCGGAACGATATTTCGCCCGATCTGTTCGTCATTCCGGAGGACTACAAAGAGGACACGATGAG ATTTCCTGATTTATGA
- the LOC118512647 gene encoding ankyrin repeat domain-containing protein 13C isoform X4 encodes MTETFPLHECVFNGDTRKLSLLLRTHEIAEKDKHGNTPLHLAVMLGKKECIFLLLAHGAPVKVKNSQGWSPLAEAISYGDRQIISSLLRKLKQQAREQMEQRRPNLVKALKQMGDFYMELKWDFHSWVPLISRILPSDVCKIHKSGCSIRLDTTLVDFSDMRWERGDISFIFKGDNPPKDSLTALDNECRCYQHVRHEETEMEIEDEVDILMSSDILAAQMSTKGISFTKAQSGWIFREDRRETVAGQYDSDLYTINGLTLEQRKRREHLSRDDLQKNKALMESLTKGGQSQQGGIDQNGEIYRRESLQPPPNSEVTWEEYVSAEPGQYPNLGRELVYKESSKNFKATVAMSKDFPLSVDMLLNVLEVIAPFKHFSKLREFVTLKLPSGFPVKIDIPILPTVSAKITFQKFEFRNDISPDLFVIPEDYKEDTMRFPDL; translated from the exons ATGACGGAAACGTTTCCGCTGCATGAGTGCGTCTTTAACGGTGATACTCGAAAGTTGTCGCTGTTGCTGCGAACGCACGAAATCGCCGAAAAGGACAAGCATG GAAACACACCACTCCATTTGGCTGTTATGCTAGGAAAGAAAG AATGTATCTTCCTATTGCTTGCTCACGGCGCACCAGTTAAAGTAAAAAATTCACAAGGATGGTCTCCTCTAGCGGAAGCGATCTCGTACGGAGATCGACAAATaa TCAGTTCACTGTTGCGAAAGCTGAAGCAACAGGCCCGCGAACAGATGGAGCAACGGCGCCCGAACCTGGTTAAAGCTCTGAAACAGATGGGCGATTTCTATATGGAGCTGAAGTGGGATTTTCATTCCTGGGTACCACTAATCTCGCGCATACTTCCCTCGGACGTTTGTAAAATCCATAAATCCGGCTGCTCGATTCGGCTCGACACGACGCTGGTCGATTTTTCCGACATGCGCTGGGAGCGGGGTGACATTTCGTTCATTTTCAAGGGCGACAACCCACCCAAGGACTCGCTGACGGCCCTGGACAATGAGTGCCGTTGCTACCAGCACGTCCGGCACGAGGAGACGGAGATGGAGATCGAGGATGAGGTCGACATCCTAATGTCGAGCGACATTCTCGCAGCACAGATGTCAACCAAGGGTATTAGTTTTACGAAAGCACAATCGGGCTGGATCTTTCGCGAGGATCGGCGCGAAACGGTGGCCGGACAGTACGATAGCGATCTCTACACGATAAACGGCTTGACGCTGGAGCAGCGCAAGCGGCGCGAGCATCTGTCGCGGGATGATCTGCAGAAAAACAAAGCGCTAATGGAATCGCTTACGAAGGGCGGACAAAGTCAGCAGGGCGGTATCGATCAGAACGGGGAGATTTATCGAAGGGAGTCGCTGCAGCCACCGCCCAACAGTGAGGTTACCTGGGAGGAGTACGTTTCGGCTGAGCCGGGCCAGTATCCCAACTTAGGTCGTGAACTAGTGTATAAggaatcaagcaaaaattttaaagcaaccGTAGCTATG AGCAAAGACTTCCCGCTGAGCGTAGACATGCTGTTGAACGTGCTGGAGGTAATAGCACCATTCAAGCATTTCAGCAAGTTGCGTGAATTCGTGACGCTGAAACTACCCAGCGGCTTCCCGGTGAAGATCGACATCCCCATCCTGCCGACAGTGTCGGCCAAGATCACGTTTCAAAAGTTCGAATTCCGGAACGATATTTCGCCCGATCTGTTCGTCATTCCGGAGGACTACAAAGAGGACACGATGAG ATTTCCTGATTTATGA